One part of the Lycium ferocissimum isolate CSIRO_LF1 chromosome 8, AGI_CSIRO_Lferr_CH_V1, whole genome shotgun sequence genome encodes these proteins:
- the LOC132067899 gene encoding dehydration-responsive element-binding protein 1B-like, with protein MDIFRSYFSDPLIESDTSSSAPDLYTEYSPVMLASNNPKKQAGRKKFKETRHPVYRGVRKRNSNKWVCEVREPNKKSRIWLGTFPTVEMAARAHDVAAIALRGRSACLNFADSTWRLPIPASSCTKDIQKAAAEAAESFRLPLKLERVSREYIYTPETPQSMFFVDEEAVFYMPGLLANLAQGLMLPPPQYLEIENHAEADAHTSLWSYSI; from the coding sequence atggatatttttcgAAGCTATTTTTCGGACCCACTTATTGAGTCTGATACTAGCAGCAGCGCCCCTGATCTTTATACTGAATATTCACCAGTGATGTTAGCTTCGAATAACCCAAAAAAGCAGGCCGGGAGGAAGAAGTTTAAGGAAACTCGACATCCAGTATACAGGGgagtaagaaaaagaaattcaaataaATGGGTTTGTGAAGTCAGAGAACCCAATAAAAAATCAAGGATTTGGCTAGGCACTTTCCCAACAGTAGAAATGGCAGCTAGAGCTCATGACGTGGCGGCCATAGCCTTGAGGGGTCGTTCTGCTTGCTTGAACTTTGCTGACTCTACTTGGAGGTTGCCTATCCCAGCTTCCTCCTGCACCAAGGATATCCAGAAGGCAGCTGCTGAGGCCGCCGAATCTTTTCGACTGCCACTAAAGTTAGAAAGAGTTTCAAGAGAATACATATACACTCCTGAAACGCCACAGAGTATGTTCTTTGTGGATGAGGAAGCGGTCTTCTACATGCCGGGATTACTTGCGAATTTAGCCCAAGGACTAATGCTACCTCCACCTCAATATTTAGAAATCGAAAATCATGCCGAAGCGGATGCTCATACGTCCTTATGGAGTTATTCTATCTAA